ccagtgtgcaggacagcatacAGAcaactactgccccaggcagctgctgccattctgacacaagctgtgCTGTCCATGAGGATCCTGTAGTGcagaggtttgcagatggcaatgtagcggtcataggccatgactgtgagaacagaacactctcctcctaacaagaagacaaccaggaagacctgggcagcacatcccaagtaggaaatggccctggtgtcccacagggaattggccatggatttggggactgtggtggtgATGGagctgaggtcaaggagggagaggttgaggaggaagaagtacatgggggtgtggaggcggtggtcgcaggctacagctgtgatgatgaggctgttgcccaggagggcagacaggtagatgcccaggaagagtgagaagtgcaagagctgcagctcccgtgtgtctgcaaatgccaggaggaggaactcgttgagggagctgctgttggacatttgcttcctcggggctttgtggactgtccaaggaggaaaagacagtggcaagttagagcaggcttctctgagccaaacccactctgtttctcacagaaacccccacctttcctctgccctttaccttcgctcagctccctttctgcagctctgtttacacggcctgagggtgccatgcggagcaggggcctctgcccatgggctccagaggagtcagtcctgctctgctggggggtgtaaatggaggtgtcaaactgaccctgcaatgtggtgggatacctggggatgggcgctgggaactgggagcaggggacttggtccaggtaccagtgggaagtttccctgtttcccatgatgagagctgaatacagctctcgtggcagctgtgtctgcaagagaagacccttgtgagggattcatctcccctagCCTtgcctcttgaacagaggtgtctgtatctgaatcagtcacaccagctgccactccagcaaggcagagaaacagtcaagtgaaggcagggggtgacctgaccctttctagatgtctctgtcccaatgggatagaccctgtcctcacacCAGTTTGCCATgtgcgcccttcctgcaggcactgcagagggaatgggaagtgactagctgtgatgcacacatgctgcagcagattatgtccaccgcgtatgtggaagggctgttcaacatttggaaacccatttttctcttcaaaatgatcactggaggagtctgaggatatacatacatatatatatatatatatgcgcacacacacacacatgcacacgcacacacgtatatatgtattttagatgcctccatctcccagtgggagcattctttgagggggtagaaatctttggcatttcaattgctctcagcatgagcccttgtgcataccaagaggaaaaaaaggactttctgtgactttgaacagggtcacaggacctggtctgtccatgagtcttgcccctcactgccccgcaCTTGCAtctcactcagatgaaggacaaccacattcacaaattcctctaagaaagaaatgggactaAGCTGGGAGCGggggagttcagtgtcacagtgaagattccCATATTCTACACTCTCAGccccgagatggagagagtgatgaagagtgtgacaaggtttctgactcacatgaccagaccagggactctcagatcttacagaaatgctccagggaagctgtgcttttctggaaggcagcttgcagcttgacagcacagccccgagaagcagtcaagggtcctaaagttGGACtttcctaaaaggagagtcagctcattccccaacctcatgaaatgcattgccaggagcctcacaggttggaaggggattggggcttctcactgccaggaagggaacaccatgcaggacacacagggccggtgtcttaactgcagctgaacacccctaaaaggtctgagagaaacctcagcaagtctcttcatcctcacctcagcctacagacagcaccaccatcaccttcttggcctcatgagggtttgcctgacctgttccttagaacctgcaagcacagagatgcccctggacaggaccctgcctgtgggaggtttgtggagggcaggaatgagcacacagagggtgggagggggtctgtgagcactgaccaggaaaagacattgggacagagaaagagctgccagcagggacagctccaggcagcagaaatgggcaggcagtgagagggaagtgcaaacagaaacattatgggtggatggagttgagcaagtcatggtcaggccctgcagtgccgacacctccctcagggagctcagatctgccctgcagaaacctcccagcagcaggacactgcccagggccatccccgtgtttgcaggtgctaaggagcaggtcagacaaacccagatgaggccagcaaaggggaagctggtgctctctgtagactaaggggtggttggagggactttcagaagttcctagcagacacgttgtctgctcctggaaactgttcatgagtctcggtctgttgtccaagcctgacagctccccttctatttccattttccccttgccaggtggtagaaaatgtaaagcaccatgtcaggaaactggcttctctttcaggaaatccctgccttcactttccttttgaaaagtccccttggaaatgtcctgtgcatgagctagagctatgagcagccctgacccacgcaccaccctctccacagcacactcaacctgccctgacaggctctctcctcccacccagagcttctccccgcagtgccatggggagctccccgggcaggctgagtgctgaccctcgcaggcgacTGAGTCACTTAGTTAGGaatgcagcaccctggggcgcagaatcactgctccgaattacagccctgggcagacctgtgtgcagaccccagcttcacacccctgcagcttccttggCAGAAGGTaataggatgccctgtccctgagatgatatggtagagaatccctgctctgaagcacctccccctcctctgcactggagaagccaggagagagaagctaaaagtcCTGTtggtgatgggatgggatgggttcagaagacccctgcaggaacctcagtagcattgccctacatccagagacttactgtgtcaggggctatgaagatttctcccacaaggagctctcctctctcctcccactccacactgccttgcacttctctctgccttctctcctctcatgtcagcagcagcaggcagtgcccggagccctgctgctctttgcaggggagctgctcctccacacagcagtctctgggcagtgctgccagtttgccatgagttccctctgtccgaagagcctggccccactcaggagcagaggcgtaGCTGAaggcgtgactttctctgtcccttgtgctccctcctcctgggaaatgttcactgcaataaactaaaataatcactgatggtccctctctaagcactgaaggaagactgattccagcattgcaatttatctcatcagaggatggttatctacaagaggtggaaatgtcccactcaggaagcccctgttcccatctcttagctaggcaggacacctagatggggagaAGAACAGAGCTCATTGTCCCATGTTGATTCAGATGTGTCAGCTGCGCTTCTAAGGGtactttagaaggccctgggctgacacaggattcagatccttcctgtgagctccacaaaaagcacacaggaggtggcataccccttgcccaggcagaagtgaacaCAGCAGGGATGCCTGCatacaagatcttggtctatgctcccagtataatcactggagattgagggtgggagtcagttgctcacacacctggtgacattgcgagacacagaggtggtcccaggcatgtgccagggtctgcttgctctgatggagcaactgtgagacccacatccttccagagcatgacgtgggggccaggtggagaatttctttggccacctgcaatgatactagatgccaactgctaccagagctccactcactaggaaactgaggcacatgcagatctcaatattgcaaacagttgatgtcattcagtgctggcacttgattcagtgacatagaaataggcctgcagggccatgtcagatgcctggtgtgtccaggacatccacatgtttctagcagacagaacatgggacctctaggagaaCCATgcccctttgtagtggttgctggtcaagtgccccagggcaactcaggtttcccacctgtgcccaaacaagtggatcccGCCACTGCCTTCAAAGGCAAAGTTTGTACTGTCTGCATTGAATCGTGCTTCATAAACAGGCCACAcagcacaccaaggtctctgctctagtctctgcacactaaaacccatcttgctctcctcccccagAAACTCTTCTCAACCCCAGATCatatgaacagggaatgggctaatgatgacctcagggtggcttaaattgcaggctgtccaggcccagggacttcttcaggggcaccttgtccttcctggagatcgcttcacctctgtcacagggcacaaacctgctgcagagtcagctcaggcagccagccctctcctgccattttggcacagctcagctctgtttctccccggccttgggtactgcagggtttgccctctcagtgggaacctcattccaccattacattgccacctgctatctaggccagcatggctctgctctgagatggggccattgcacacacagtgtctttggctcttggtaacaggtttcaccatgagcattctgctctctgtgccacagctgatgctctgcaaccctaatatatgcaaatgcatgcagcctggggtagagacaggagcagatggagatgtacaagctttcacagttgtgaaacatcattggaatgactgagatgtgttgggatcgctcacatgactggagggcaatgcttgtgtggtacaatgtcttcaggagagactgtcagagaagatgaggagggaggataccttttgtgtgaaggggcacctcggatgtgtggagctctgtgTGGAGCTCTGTGTGGAgaagcaagggtttgggtgagtgcttgtgggtgagcatcacagtaggggtgacatcatggtgggagctacagaccatctAACGAGGGTacggaggtggatgcagtctcctttaagcaacgtgagcaagtctgtggatcacaggccctggttcttgttggggggactttaatccctctgacatgaactggaagggcaaacagcagagtgcaagcaggccaggaggcttctggagggcatcagggacaacttcttagcacagctgcctgatgggccagtactcatgatgctttcttgtatctggaagtttcaaacaaggaggaactgatcagtggtgggatagtcagtgtcatactttcctatAGTGATCATgagaagtggagtcccagatcctgagtggagtgaggaaggatagtagcagAGCatagaccctggacttcagaggagcagacttgggcctgttgaggggactgttGGGGGATCCcataggaggcagctctgaagggcccaggagctccagaaagccagcaagtctttaaggacagcacctgccaagcagaaggatggtccatcccaatactcagtaaaacttgcagatgtctcaggagatcggcttggcttcaTGGGAGCGCAGActgagcaataaggcagcatggaggaagcaggaggagggagaggctgcaatggagaacttcagaaccattgtccagcaaagcagggatgatgtttgggaagccaaagctccccaagggtagacacttgcaggagaTGTCAAGAGCataaagaagagctgctactgcttcagttgcaggaaaagaacaaaaaggaaaatgtggtctcgcTGCTAGattgggcagggaatctagtaacagcagatgcagataggtcggaggagctcagggccttctcggctttcatcttcaccaacaagacctcccaggccattgtgcctatagtcaggagtccagaggggggggaacaaacaaaaaaacaaaaaagtctagaaagtggaggacgtactcctactgaagtctgctgatggaaattggtgtagttgtcttgccaaAGTTGCTGAAGCATGATGGAATTTAGCCTCCTAGTTTGTCAAGATttgtcccttatgaagaaagacctgatattgtagttaaggcattgaaatgctaaatccatttctattacgaatgctgtaacccctatcttttgcaatggcagactgtcagaagggatgctagtggcaaacagatcttgattgccccTTATATGGCAAATGttgcatacacttgactcaggatacaaataactatctcagaattgccagaattattctctcaggcaaaattattcatctgtctgaaAAGCCTGTGCGTGGGAATGGGGGgatggctgggtctgagtgaatctcttgactcagaaaaccttttggacaAACCTTTTCCATGATGTTTTCTgccgcagcaaattctagaaggttcaggtagggtgctcttgtgatgacggtatccattggattgggaaagcacagcactgaggtgcttcaaggatgcataactgaataggaaactgaaaaaggagaactactgataggaagagctctttggggaggtttgcatggcatccagctggtgttgcaagctgcaaaactggtgcccatgctggaccgttctgtaatagtgtagtaaatgtagctttcaatgagactccaatatTCTTCCaccatacacggacatgtggaatataaatgatagttggtgctgtcctttgggcttcccggatgctggtgtccaagtcagtctggagcacaagcagcaccacgcaggcaggaaagctgagggcaggcactgtcaaagcagcctggttatgagtcatattttcaaagttcattttataagaggtgacaatcttctgcctgtctgaagagctccccagcccacagctgctgtctcatttccagaggctccttctgaccaggttccttgctggggaagatcaaaggccattgcctgcaggtggtacctcaagcacataagcagacaagcctctaccccatgaccaaagcagccagcatcctttcccaggatgcatttctctgtgcgtctgatcagatgagcaacactcaagcagttctggtccccagggggaaagtgctggcagcaaatgtgggcactgactagacattattggtagatgaccacagaggcaaccatcacataactttttttgttttttttttaacctaaaaggatggacaacacattgccttggttttgagtcacttaaggaatactgtgtttcaaatcaacatgactatgagtctgtggatctttttggtgcagGCTTGGTCCTTGAACttgatcagtaagaacaacgtactttattggaactctagtaccgagtttcagcttcatgcttacttcttccatgtattgatataaaggctccctccccgacaaacttttctttactctctcctctccctcccctcacgcttacaacagccaaggctgtttacaaggacccagcagtttgaatccaaaggacacagacatttacctgtggcagttaaggaatggttcctcttgtctagtaggcatttgatgtgacagttcagcctcagaaccctgaaggtgattcctcatcactacacaCTGCATCTTTTGTTAACATatgatttataccatctgaaagacaagagatgtttgtTAACTCCCTGAAGagtccatatgcctcacttgcactagtgcagcttccaaagtagagctgaaatacattctcttgcgtttggtgatttaatgggaacactctatgttcttaagtcttcttcctaccacacagcacaggagactgtacaagcctctgcaaagctctcctgaatatctggatgtggctcagtgtatttctccagtataggtgaaaacacctcttctcccaagaaaaaaaaaaaaaaaaagatgatgatcaggaatgccttctgtagttcctagacatctaaatgatatatagaatgtatgtatgtatatacgtatatccacatatgtgtgtgtgtatatgtgtgtatatgtgtatttattatatatacatatatcatgacagagcacttgtgtagaacaacagactccccacacaactgcaggaactgtggtttcgtagctctcTGCTGTGCACGgttcatttgtaccagctgataagtgtttctttctaaatgcaacagcagtctctttctttcaggATCTCAAAAGgtcccagagaagccaaccaaatccctgcttgcatgaactcggtgatgagttcattcagtggactccggcaccctgctggatccatggcagcgggagcccggcacaagccccctgcccagcgcagcctgggggtggctcaggcctccctggagagccccagcccagcagggaacaaccctgcaaggccagcgcctttctggcctgtcgtctccagagtcagaagtggcctcaccagccatttcacagccctgttgctgctgcttagctgctcaggctgaagtgacctcacagctgctttgctgatgtccttcctgctgctggcctatcagggactcaggcagaagtgacctcacagtctacactgaagccatcaacctggtTCTgacctatcagcagcagagactgaggtgacttcacatgaaccaacagcaaccaagagcctgctgatgaatataatctacagagaaggaagtgacctcccaatcagcatcagagccatgtccccacttttggcctatcaggtactcaggcagcagtgacctcacaatcaacatccaagccatgtgcctgtttctggcctatcaccaacagagactgaagtgacatcacaagaacctacatgagccaagagcctcctgttggcctctcaactccagagaaataagtgacctcacaaggagaatcgaagccatgtgcctgctgctggcctatcagcactcaggcagaagggatctcaaaagcacctacccactcatatgcctgctgctgacctatcaggtgctcaggcagaagtgacctgacaagcacaatccccagccatggccctgctcccggttatgttctcacacagaagtgaccctgtcattggctcccaggaacatggggaaggttgttctccaggattttcttgctcctgcagtggcttcccaggagctgggagagggcctacgaagtagcagtgccctggccccagacacatgtcagcaccttcccctcatgattcatgggacctgtccctcctcccctcagtactctgagcagccagctcctccccaacagggtgacaagagcctgaggtctccttgcccacccagagggcatgctcctgatggactcccataagcactgctgcctgcttgtccccaagcacctggccctggaagtgtgtgcagggggttatcacagtgccaggcagtgcagtgccatgaggatcccaccaggcctgttcttccagcacttcctcaaacaacatgcttgggaggaacaggaagggccaggtccaaCCTGTGCCCATCCACCTGGCTGCAGGGAACACCTTGAGTGCTTATGagagtccatcaggagcacaccctcaggtgctgctggtcatggaaaaaatggccttgccagagaaggggtaaatccacctgtatttagaggtgtttcctggtgggattcctggcctgaattcctcctcttttgattcgtttcttctttcttcctccacctctcccacagaaatttaccttactctgtgaggtgtgtcaggagcccctggcatgagcagaggaggccgtatccagccctgtggctcagggcttggggtccttggcacctcgggagggtcactgccacttggcttttccaggcttgtgctgtgaggtctcacacaCATACtaactctttcagtgggctccccaggcccaGATTATCagtgtggcatttccctggactcagctctttctccacagtcctgatgcaaggggaaaaatacagttcggtgtagactgaggtgggaccaaaggaagtatcactgaagagcagagaaggcatcaagtagtttatagtcaccctcaggacagtcagtcctaatcttttctctttcagactgaAATCAGGCTTCATTCTGCAGCCACTGAAGACAGTGGAAAGGAGGGTTGAGCTCTCTGCCATGAGCCAGTcagggcacatctggctccaggcaactggcagaaatgccttttttttttttggggggggggggggcgtgttttaaatgtttgcagtacctgggcgcTCCATTGATCATAACACTCTCTCGAAGACTGGTAGTCTGACAGttctgccctttattttgctcctctttcgTTGAGGCTGCCAGGCTGCGGTGTGggaagaggggatgggagacaAGGCAGCATGGGTGTGCCAGCAgtttggcagggcaggggcagggggcagtgggggctgcagcgaggggtcatggccagtgtttctgcagtgcagtggctgtcacgttcacctcacatgcaaaagtcctgcactgacctccaacagaaacaggccatttccctggtgcctctgctttgcctgagggacctcttggtccttggctctgctgtggcatggctggagcagggacaagagctcgtggggccaggctgggagagctctcctgggagcttctcttttgcagtggagtggtgaggagTATCATGGCTtccatctgtgccccatcccagTGCCCACACTTTGCCCCATGGCCCCTCTGTGCAGGCACTCCACAGGGCAGGGcgcattcagggttggggaaacatccccctggcacggtccccatgacagacctcggTGACCTGTCCCCCCACAGgcctcctgctttggcaaccaagggcacagaccgacctcctctcttctgtgcccagCATGTCTTTGTTCCCctccatgagacctggctctgcaccacaagcccctgctgtgtgtcctcaccctgcccgttcacacagctgagctgacattggtgctttcctctcccaggccctttccagaccagaccagaccctccccagctctccccacctcccctgccctctcccaagccctcccagaagagcaacccaggctggtagtggccccacagcagtgcccgccgcagggtgctgcagagctctgggcactcactccacagccccagctcctctgaagggcacagcaactgcagggatcagggagatgtgtgtcagctgccccatcagcctccaagctgggactggccccagtggcacaaagagGTAGAGCACAGTGACACACTGTGTCCCttcttctggtgtccaggagactccctagccccaggctgcctgcagacccctgtgccagcccctctctccaggacagcacaagagtccctgccctggggctcctccggcagctcctgctgccccagggacacagcagcctgcccttagttgacctgtctagaaacagatttctctttctcattt
The DNA window shown above is from Apteryx mantelli isolate bAptMan1 chromosome 11, bAptMan1.hap1, whole genome shotgun sequence and carries:
- the LOC136993084 gene encoding olfactory receptor 14C36-like; protein product: MSNSSSLNEFLLLAFADTRELQLLHFSLFLGIYLSALLGNSLIITAVACDHRLHTPMYFFLLNLSLLDLSSITTTVPKSMANSLWDTRAISYLGCAAQVFLVVFLLGGECSVLTVMAYDRYIAICKPLHYRILMDSTACVRMAAAAWGSSCLYAVLHTGNTFSIQLCQGNTVDQFFCEVPQILKL